Proteins from a single region of Acinonyx jubatus isolate Ajub_Pintada_27869175 chromosome D3, VMU_Ajub_asm_v1.0, whole genome shotgun sequence:
- the MMAB gene encoding corrinoid adenosyltransferase MMAB isoform X2 yields MAVWGLGARLGLRGGLGAGRLLCPRFQSRGPQGVEDGDGPQPSLKTPKIPKIYTKTGDKGFSSTFTGERRPKDDQVFEAVGTTDELSSAIGFALELVAEKGHPFAEELQKIQCSLQDVGSALATPRSSAREAHLRCAAFEAGPILELEQWIDRYSSQLPPLTAFILPSGGKSSSALHFCRAVCRRAERRVVPLVQMGETDANVAKFLNRLSDYLFTLARYAAMKEGNQEKIYKKNDPSDRA; encoded by the exons ATGGCTGTGTGGGGACTGGGAGCCCGCCTTGGCCTGCGCGGGGGCCTCGGCGCCGGCAGGCTGCTGTGTCCCCGTTTCCAGAGCCGCGGCCCCCAGGGCGTGGAAGACGGGGACGG GCCACAGCCTTCCTTGAAGACACCCAAGATTCCCAAGATATACACCAAAACAGGAGACAAAG GGTTTTCTAGCACCTTCACTGGAGAGAGGAGACCTAAAGATGACCAGGTGTTTGAAGCTGTGGGAACTACAGATGAATTAAGCTCAGCCATTGG GTTTGCTTTGGAATTAGTCGCAGAAAAAGGCCACCCGTTTGCTGAAGAGCTGCAGAAA ATCCAGTGCTCGCTGCAGGACGTCGGCTCTGCCCTGGCGACCCCGCGCTCCTCGGCCAGGGAGGCTCACTTAA GATGTGCCGCATTCGAGGCGGGGCCCATCCTGGAGCTGGAGCAGTGGATCGACAGATACTCCAGCCAGCTCCCCCCTCTCACGGCGTTTATCCTGCCG TCGGGAGGCAAGAGCAGCTCCGCGTTGCACTTCTGTCGGGCCGTGTGCCGCCGAGCAGAGAGACG AGTGGTGCCTCTTGTCCAGATGGGTGAGACAGACGCTAATGTGGCCAAGTTTTTAAACAG acTCAGCGACTATCTCTTCACATTAGCCAGATACGCAGCCATGAAAGAGgggaatcaggaaaaaatatacaagaaaaatgaCCCGTCGGACCGAGCCTGA
- the MMAB gene encoding corrinoid adenosyltransferase MMAB isoform X3, with amino-acid sequence MLPEVGGVARDLDGSLVGSAPDELPGAWLCGDWEPALACAGASAPAGCCVPVSRAAAPRAWKTGTGFSSTFTGERRPKDDQVFEAVGTTDELSSAIGFALELVAEKGHPFAEELQKIQCSLQDVGSALATPRSSAREAHLSNLLSQPAARAQRMCRIRGGAHPGAGAVDRQILQPAPPSHGVYPAVGRQEQLRVALLSGRVPPSRETVDASQPGSLSSEPCVAEGRQ; translated from the exons ATGCTGCCGGAGGTAGGTGGAGTCGCCCGCGACCTGGACGGGAGCCTGGTGGGGTCAGCCCCTGACGAGCTGCCTGGCGCATGGCTGTGTGGGGACTGGGAGCCCGCCTTGGCCTGCGCGGGGGCCTCGGCGCCGGCAGGCTGCTGTGTCCCCGTTTCCAGAGCCGCGGCCCCCAGGGCGTGGAAGACGGGGACGG GGTTTTCTAGCACCTTCACTGGAGAGAGGAGACCTAAAGATGACCAGGTGTTTGAAGCTGTGGGAACTACAGATGAATTAAGCTCAGCCATTGG GTTTGCTTTGGAATTAGTCGCAGAAAAAGGCCACCCGTTTGCTGAAGAGCTGCAGAAA ATCCAGTGCTCGCTGCAGGACGTCGGCTCTGCCCTGGCGACCCCGCGCTCCTCGGCCAGGGAGGCTCACTTAAGTAATCTTCTCTCCCAACCTGCCGCGCGTGCTCAGAG GATGTGCCGCATTCGAGGCGGGGCCCATCCTGGAGCTGGAGCAGTGGATCGACAGATACTCCAGCCAGCTCCCCCCTCTCACGGCGTTTATCCTGCCG TCGGGAGGCAAGAGCAGCTCCGCGTTGCACTTCTGTCGGGCCGTGTGCCGCCGAGCAGAGAGACG GTGGACGCCAGCCAGCCCGGGTCTCTGTCCTCAGAGCCCTGCGTAGCCGAGGGGAGACAGTGA
- the MMAB gene encoding corrinoid adenosyltransferase MMAB isoform X1 — MLPEVGGVARDLDGSLVGSAPDELPGAWLCGDWEPALACAGASAPAGCCVPVSRAAAPRAWKTGTGFSSTFTGERRPKDDQVFEAVGTTDELSSAIGFALELVAEKGHPFAEELQKIQCSLQDVGSALATPRSSAREAHLRCAAFEAGPILELEQWIDRYSSQLPPLTAFILPSGGKSSSALHFCRAVCRRAERRVVPLVQMGETDANVAKFLNRLSDYLFTLARYAAMKEGNQEKIYKKNDPSDRA; from the exons ATGCTGCCGGAGGTAGGTGGAGTCGCCCGCGACCTGGACGGGAGCCTGGTGGGGTCAGCCCCTGACGAGCTGCCTGGCGCATGGCTGTGTGGGGACTGGGAGCCCGCCTTGGCCTGCGCGGGGGCCTCGGCGCCGGCAGGCTGCTGTGTCCCCGTTTCCAGAGCCGCGGCCCCCAGGGCGTGGAAGACGGGGACGG GGTTTTCTAGCACCTTCACTGGAGAGAGGAGACCTAAAGATGACCAGGTGTTTGAAGCTGTGGGAACTACAGATGAATTAAGCTCAGCCATTGG GTTTGCTTTGGAATTAGTCGCAGAAAAAGGCCACCCGTTTGCTGAAGAGCTGCAGAAA ATCCAGTGCTCGCTGCAGGACGTCGGCTCTGCCCTGGCGACCCCGCGCTCCTCGGCCAGGGAGGCTCACTTAA GATGTGCCGCATTCGAGGCGGGGCCCATCCTGGAGCTGGAGCAGTGGATCGACAGATACTCCAGCCAGCTCCCCCCTCTCACGGCGTTTATCCTGCCG TCGGGAGGCAAGAGCAGCTCCGCGTTGCACTTCTGTCGGGCCGTGTGCCGCCGAGCAGAGAGACG AGTGGTGCCTCTTGTCCAGATGGGTGAGACAGACGCTAATGTGGCCAAGTTTTTAAACAG acTCAGCGACTATCTCTTCACATTAGCCAGATACGCAGCCATGAAAGAGgggaatcaggaaaaaatatacaagaaaaatgaCCCGTCGGACCGAGCCTGA
- the MMAB gene encoding corrinoid adenosyltransferase MMAB isoform X4, whose translation MLPEVGGVARDLDGSLVGSAPDELPGAWLCGDWEPALACAGASAPAGCCVPVSRAAAPRAWKTGTGFSSTFTGERRPKDDQVFEAVGTTDELSSAIGFALELVAEKGHPFAEELQKIQCSLQDVGSALATPRSSAREAHLSNLLSQPAARAQRMCRIRGGAHPGAGAVDRQILQPAPPSHGVYPAVGRQEQLRVALLSGRVPPSRETSGASCPDG comes from the exons ATGCTGCCGGAGGTAGGTGGAGTCGCCCGCGACCTGGACGGGAGCCTGGTGGGGTCAGCCCCTGACGAGCTGCCTGGCGCATGGCTGTGTGGGGACTGGGAGCCCGCCTTGGCCTGCGCGGGGGCCTCGGCGCCGGCAGGCTGCTGTGTCCCCGTTTCCAGAGCCGCGGCCCCCAGGGCGTGGAAGACGGGGACGG GGTTTTCTAGCACCTTCACTGGAGAGAGGAGACCTAAAGATGACCAGGTGTTTGAAGCTGTGGGAACTACAGATGAATTAAGCTCAGCCATTGG GTTTGCTTTGGAATTAGTCGCAGAAAAAGGCCACCCGTTTGCTGAAGAGCTGCAGAAA ATCCAGTGCTCGCTGCAGGACGTCGGCTCTGCCCTGGCGACCCCGCGCTCCTCGGCCAGGGAGGCTCACTTAAGTAATCTTCTCTCCCAACCTGCCGCGCGTGCTCAGAG GATGTGCCGCATTCGAGGCGGGGCCCATCCTGGAGCTGGAGCAGTGGATCGACAGATACTCCAGCCAGCTCCCCCCTCTCACGGCGTTTATCCTGCCG TCGGGAGGCAAGAGCAGCTCCGCGTTGCACTTCTGTCGGGCCGTGTGCCGCCGAGCAGAGAGACG AGTGGTGCCTCTTGTCCAGATGGGTGA
- the MVK gene encoding LOW QUALITY PROTEIN: mevalonate kinase (The sequence of the model RefSeq protein was modified relative to this genomic sequence to represent the inferred CDS: deleted 1 base in 1 codon), which translates to MLSEVLLVSAPGKVILHGEHAVVHGKVALAVALDLRTFLRLQPHSNGKVCLDLPNIGIKRAWDVARLQLQDTSFLEQGDASAPTVELVEKLKEVAAFPKDCADPERAAVLAFLYLYLCICRKQRTLPSLDIRVWSELPTGAGLGSSAAYSVCVASALLTTCEEIPNPLKDGEPASRWTVEDLELINKWAFQGERVIHGNPSGVDNAVSVWGGALRYQQGKISLLKRLPALRILLTNTKVPRSTKALVASVRSRLLKFPEIVAPVLTSIDAISLECERMLGEMVAAPAPEHYLVLEELIDMNQHHLNALGVGHASLDQLCQVTMAHGLHSKLTGAGGGGCGITLLRPDLEQSVVEAVKQALSSCGFDCWETSIGAPGISVTRPPPWTPPCGKAWMASERSLCRCSPTAKPLPGLFWVPEPASVLAGGPQSQRRDLEPAADWATQKTRSASCIPLSCPGGGATWGASLLSSLQLPHTHPLWASAFSPDPLPTWLDAQMRECGS; encoded by the exons ATGTTGTCAGAAGTCCTGCTGGTGTCTGCTCCAGGGAAAGTCATTCTTCATGGAGAGCATGCTGTGGTCCATGGCAAG GTAGCGCTGGCGGTGGCCTTGGACTTAAGAACATTCCTCCGGCTTCAGCCCCACAGCAATGGGAAAGTGTGCCTTGACCTACCGAACATTGGCATCAAGCGGGCCTGGGATGTGGCCAGGCTTCAGCTACAGGACACGAGCTTTCTGG AGCAAGGTGACGCCTCGGCACCCACCGTGGAGCTAGTGGAGAAGCTGAAGGAGGTGGCAGCCTTCCCCAAGGACTGTGCCGACCCCGAGCGTGCGGCCGTGCTGGCCTTCCTATACTTGTACCTGTGCATCTGCCGGAAGCAGAG GACCCTGCCCAGCCTGGACATCAGGGTGTGGTCCGAGCTGCCCACTGGGGCCGGCCTGGGCTCCAGTGCCGCCTACTCCGTGTGTGTGGCCTCCGCTCTCCTGACCACGTGCGAGGAGATCCCAAACCCGCTGAAGGACGGCGAGCCTGCCAGCAG gtGGACAGTGGAGGACTTGGAATTAATTAACAAGTGGGCCTTCCAGGGGGAGAGAGTGATTCACGGGAACCCCTCCGGAGTAGACAACGCTGTCAGTGTTTGGG GGGGAGCACTCCGATACCAGCAAGGAAAGATTTCGCTCCTAAAGAG GCTGCCGGCTCTGAGGATCCTGCTGACCAACACCAAGGTCCCTCGCAGCACCAAGGCTCTCGTGGCCAGCGTCAGGAGCAGGCTGCTTAAG TTCCCAGAGATCGTGGCGCCCGTGCTGACCTCCATAGATGCTATCTCCCTGGAGTGCGAGCGGATGCTGGGGGAGATGGTGGCTGCCCCCGCCCCGGAGCACTACCTGGTGCTGGAA GAGCTCATCGACATGAACCAGCACCATCTGAACGCCCTCGGCGTGGGCCATGCCTCCCTGGACCAGCTGTGCCAGGTGACCATGGCCCATGGACTGCACAGCAAGCTCACTGGCGCGGGCGGTGGTGGCTGTGGCATTACACTCCTCAGGCCAG ATCTGGAGCAGTCGGTGGTCGAGGCCGTGAAGCAGGCCCTGAGCAGCTGCGGCTTTGACTGCTGGGAAACCAGCATCGGTGCCCCTGGCATCTCTGTC ACTCGGCCACCTCCCTGGACGCCCCCGTGCGGCAAGGCCTGGATGGCCTCTGAGAGGAGCCTGTGCCGCTGCAGCCCCACCGCGAAGCCCCTTCCTGGATTATTCTGGGTGCCGGAGCCGGCCTCTGTGCTGGCCGGTGGGCCCCAGTCCCAGCGGCGCGACCTGGAACCTGCAgcggactgggccacccagaagACACGGTCTGCGTCCTGCATCCCCT
- the MMAB gene encoding corrinoid adenosyltransferase MMAB isoform X5 → MLPEVGGVARDLDGSLVGSAPDELPGAWLCGDWEPALACAGASAPAGCCVPVSRAAAPRAWKTGTGFSSTFTGERRPKDDQVFEAVGTTDELSSAIGFALELVAEKGHPFAEELQKIQCSLQDVGSALATPRSSAREAHLRCAAFEAGPILELEQWIDRYSSQLPPLTAFILPSGGKSSSALHFCRAVCRRAERRWTPASPGLCPQSPA, encoded by the exons ATGCTGCCGGAGGTAGGTGGAGTCGCCCGCGACCTGGACGGGAGCCTGGTGGGGTCAGCCCCTGACGAGCTGCCTGGCGCATGGCTGTGTGGGGACTGGGAGCCCGCCTTGGCCTGCGCGGGGGCCTCGGCGCCGGCAGGCTGCTGTGTCCCCGTTTCCAGAGCCGCGGCCCCCAGGGCGTGGAAGACGGGGACGG GGTTTTCTAGCACCTTCACTGGAGAGAGGAGACCTAAAGATGACCAGGTGTTTGAAGCTGTGGGAACTACAGATGAATTAAGCTCAGCCATTGG GTTTGCTTTGGAATTAGTCGCAGAAAAAGGCCACCCGTTTGCTGAAGAGCTGCAGAAA ATCCAGTGCTCGCTGCAGGACGTCGGCTCTGCCCTGGCGACCCCGCGCTCCTCGGCCAGGGAGGCTCACTTAA GATGTGCCGCATTCGAGGCGGGGCCCATCCTGGAGCTGGAGCAGTGGATCGACAGATACTCCAGCCAGCTCCCCCCTCTCACGGCGTTTATCCTGCCG TCGGGAGGCAAGAGCAGCTCCGCGTTGCACTTCTGTCGGGCCGTGTGCCGCCGAGCAGAGAGACG GTGGACGCCAGCCAGCCCGGGTCTCTGTCCTCAGAGCCCTGCGTAG